A window from Erythrobacter sp. YJ-T3-07 encodes these proteins:
- a CDS encoding homoserine dehydrogenase produces MSDAFKLGLAGLGTVGTGVLRLLDDNASLISARAGRPIEVVAVSARTRGRDRGIDLSGYQWCDDPADLAQVEGLDAVIEVMGGTDGPALDLARASLSAGRSVVTANKAMIATHGFELAQAAEASGAALLFEAAVCAGTPILQTMRDGLSANRIDRIEGILNGTSNYILSAMERSGEDFGETLAEAQRLGYAEADPALDVDGGDAAHKLAILAALGFGLRPDFAGVEVNGIRDVRAADIAQAERLGYKIRLVAMADMVDRPGEAPALLQRVRPCLLPADHLLAGIDGPTNAVLALGDQSGPILIQGAGAGSAATASGIVADVVALARGQARAPLAVPAGQLAVAERADSGAREARYYLRFVVADRPGVLAELAAAMRDARVSIQSLIQEGEGVDPEAGGIMVALTTHRAPARNIRDALARLQGSQSIVEPPLSMPILQD; encoded by the coding sequence ATGAGCGATGCATTCAAACTGGGCCTTGCGGGCCTCGGCACGGTCGGCACGGGCGTGCTGCGCCTGCTGGACGATAACGCCAGTCTCATCTCCGCGCGCGCCGGTCGCCCGATCGAGGTGGTCGCGGTCAGCGCGCGGACGCGTGGCCGGGACCGTGGGATCGACCTTTCCGGATACCAGTGGTGCGACGATCCGGCCGATCTGGCGCAGGTCGAGGGGCTGGACGCGGTGATCGAGGTGATGGGCGGCACCGATGGTCCCGCGCTCGATCTCGCCCGCGCCAGCCTGTCTGCCGGGCGCAGCGTGGTGACTGCGAACAAGGCGATGATCGCGACCCACGGGTTCGAGCTGGCGCAGGCCGCTGAAGCCTCGGGCGCGGCGCTGCTGTTCGAAGCTGCGGTGTGCGCGGGCACCCCGATCCTCCAGACCATGCGCGACGGGCTCTCTGCCAACCGGATCGACCGGATCGAGGGCATTCTCAACGGCACCAGCAACTACATCCTCTCGGCCATGGAGCGCTCGGGCGAGGACTTTGGCGAGACGCTCGCCGAGGCGCAGCGGCTGGGCTACGCCGAAGCGGACCCTGCGCTCGACGTCGATGGTGGCGATGCGGCGCACAAGCTCGCCATTCTTGCCGCGCTGGGCTTCGGCCTGCGGCCCGACTTCGCGGGCGTCGAAGTGAACGGCATCCGCGACGTGCGCGCCGCCGACATCGCGCAGGCCGAACGGCTCGGCTACAAGATCCGCCTCGTCGCGATGGCCGACATGGTCGATCGCCCGGGCGAGGCACCCGCGCTGCTGCAGCGGGTTCGCCCCTGCCTGCTCCCCGCCGACCATCTGCTTGCCGGGATCGACGGGCCGACCAACGCGGTGCTGGCGCTGGGCGACCAGTCGGGCCCGATCCTGATCCAGGGCGCGGGCGCGGGCAGTGCGGCGACCGCCAGCGGGATCGTCGCCGACGTAGTTGCGCTCGCCAGAGGCCAGGCCCGCGCGCCGCTCGCCGTCCCGGCGGGGCAGCTGGCGGTGGCCGAGCGGGCCGATTCGGGGGCGCGAGAGGCACGCTATTACCTGCGCTTCGTCGTTGCCGACCGCCCCGGCGTGCTCGCCGAGCTGGCCGCCGCGATGCGCGATGCGCGGGTCAGCATCCAGAGCCTGATCCAGGAAGGCGAGGGGGTCGACCCAGAAGCCGGCGGGATCATGGTCGCACTGACCACCCACCGCGCGCCCGCCCGCAACATCCGCGATGCGCTGGCCCGGTTGCAGGGATCGCAGAGCATCGTCGAGCCGCCGCTCTCGATGCCGATCCTGCAGGACTGA
- a CDS encoding energy transducer TonB, translating into MAYSDQQMSGNKIVAIIIVGLIHVAIGYVLITGLAYSAVKKVVERVTTVDIEEPPPPEPEEEPPPPEPQPETAPPPPVAPPPPISVATNPPQVRTQQTIPPPAPPALRIPPAAPVAPPAPPPPPPPPPPPADPLRPSNNPGSWISDSDYRSSWVSREYSGTVSFTVTVGSNGRVSGCSVTGGSAPGELKDATCRLVERRARFKGSAGSWSGTVRWQIPD; encoded by the coding sequence ATGGCTTATTCAGATCAACAGATGAGCGGCAACAAGATTGTCGCGATCATCATAGTCGGTCTTATTCATGTCGCCATCGGCTACGTCCTCATTACCGGCCTGGCCTATTCAGCCGTCAAGAAGGTCGTGGAACGGGTGACGACAGTCGATATCGAAGAACCGCCGCCCCCCGAACCCGAGGAAGAGCCGCCGCCGCCTGAGCCGCAGCCTGAAACGGCTCCGCCGCCGCCCGTGGCTCCGCCGCCGCCGATTTCGGTTGCGACGAACCCGCCGCAGGTGCGCACGCAGCAGACGATTCCGCCGCCCGCACCGCCGGCGCTGCGGATTCCTCCGGCAGCACCGGTTGCGCCTCCCGCGCCGCCGCCGCCGCCTCCCCCGCCTCCCCCGCCCGCGGATCCGCTCCGCCCGTCCAACAATCCGGGCTCCTGGATCAGCGATTCCGACTATCGGTCGAGCTGGGTCAGCCGCGAGTATTCGGGCACGGTTTCGTTTACCGTTACGGTCGGCAGCAACGGCCGTGTGTCGGGCTGCTCGGTTACCGGCGGGAGCGCGCCGGGCGAGCTGAAGGATGCCACCTGCCGTCTGGTGGAGCGCCGCGCGCGCTTCAAGGGCTCGGCAGGCTCGTGGTCCGGTACGGTCCGCTGGCAGATTCCCGACTGA
- a CDS encoding MotA/TolQ/ExbB proton channel family protein, which yields MFINLMAAGGDAGPQTQFGFMEAMEQGGPIAWTILFVLVVMSVGSFYILITKLLEQNKVLGQYKKVRSQFWRANSLEEGAGKLDKNSAWRQMVDDTVAAQASHGKMTDSMEAHDWMHGSLARSQDAIMSRLNGGLAFLATVGATAPFVGLLGTVIGIYRALINIGLAGSASIDKVAGPVGEALIMTAIGLLVAVPAVFAYNWLMSRNKRIAELLTGFSTDLLAYVNSNGSVRPMTAASTQQAAKTVKK from the coding sequence ATGTTCATCAATCTTATGGCGGCTGGCGGTGACGCAGGTCCGCAGACTCAGTTCGGCTTCATGGAAGCGATGGAACAGGGCGGCCCGATCGCCTGGACCATTCTTTTCGTTCTCGTCGTCATGTCGGTCGGCTCGTTCTACATCCTGATCACCAAGCTGCTCGAGCAGAACAAGGTGCTGGGCCAATACAAGAAGGTCCGCAGCCAGTTCTGGCGTGCCAACAGCCTCGAAGAAGGCGCCGGCAAGCTCGACAAGAACAGCGCATGGCGCCAGATGGTCGACGACACCGTCGCGGCCCAGGCTTCGCACGGCAAGATGACCGACAGCATGGAAGCGCACGACTGGATGCACGGTTCGCTGGCCCGTTCGCAGGATGCGATCATGTCGCGTCTCAACGGCGGCCTCGCCTTCCTCGCCACGGTCGGTGCGACCGCGCCGTTCGTCGGTCTGCTCGGCACCGTGATCGGGATCTACCGCGCGCTGATCAACATCGGTCTCGCCGGTTCGGCCTCGATCGACAAGGTTGCCGGCCCCGTCGGTGAAGCGCTGATCATGACCGCGATCGGTCTGCTCGTCGCCGTGCCTGCGGTGTTCGCCTACAACTGGCTGATGTCGCGCAACAAGCGCATCGCTGAGCTGCTGACCGGTTTCTCGACCGACCTGCTGGCCTACGTCAACTCGAACGGCTCGGTTCGCCCGATGACCGCCGCCTCGACGCAGCAGGCCGCCAAGACCGTCAAGAAGTAA